Sequence from the Pseudosulfitobacter pseudonitzschiae genome:
TCACAAAATTGATACGGGAATAGAATTTTTCCCACACGCGCGGCACCGCAAAGATGAATGTTGGCGCGACTTCCTGAATGTCAGCGGCAAATGTATCGCCGCTTTCCGCGATGTTGATGGTTATGCCGTGACGGATCGGCACGCAGACAGACAGGATCCGTTCGGCCGCGTGACACAGCGGCAGGAACGTCAAAACTTCATCGCCCGGTCCGAGCGGCAATTCGGGGTAATTATCCGATTGCGCTAGAAAGAAGCGGTGCGACATCGCGGCACCTTTGGGAGCACCGGTTGTGCCGGACGTATAGATCAGCGTTGCGATATCTTCGGGATCGCCCGCATCAACGCGGCGCTCAAATTCAACGCTCAGTTCTTCGATTTTAGCGTCCGACAGTGCGAGAAATTCTTCCCAGCCTATGACTTTGTCATGCTGGAAACTGCGCAACCCTTCCATATCAAATACGATAACTTTTTCGAGATGATCAAGCTGGTCCTCCACACCCAGATACTTATCTAGCTGCTCTTCATCCTCAACGAATAGCACCTTCGCTCCGCTATCGTTCAACTGATAGGCAACTTGCTTTTCCTGCAAAGTAGGATATAGCCCGTGAGTCGTGGCCCCGATGCACTGGATGCCAAGGTCGGCAAACACCCACTCCTTGTTGTCTTCACTAATGATCGCGGCCACGTCACCTTCACGGTAGCCCAACGCCATAAGTGAACACCCGACCCTGCGCGCGGATGCGTAATAGTCCAGCCAGCTGAATTCTTTCCAGATGCCGAAATCCTTTTCGCGGATTGCGATTTTGTTGCCGAACTTCTTGCAGTTCTGCCGGAACAGTTTGGAGAACGTGTCACAGCCGTCAATCTGGACCGGCGGCGGCGTCCATCCTGCGGTGGATTGGTCTTGCATTGTGTTCATCGCCACGTCTTTCTTGCTTTCCAGCGGCGGTCGCCGCGCGCACTTTCTGCTTTGATGCCAAGGTAGAATTCGCGAATGTCAGCACTTTTCATGAGAACGTCGCGTTCACCTTCCATAACGATCCGGCCGGTTTCAAGGACGTACCCGAAATCGGCGGCCGGCAGCGCAACACTGGCGTTCTGTTCAACCAGCAACATGGTCACGCCTTCTTCGACGTTGATCCGTTTGATGATCTGGAAAATCTCGGAAATCAGGAGCGGTGACAGGCCCAGCGACGGCTCGTCCAGCAACATCACGCGCGGACGCTGCATAAACGCGCGACCCAAAGCCAACATCTGTTGTTGCCCGCCAGATAGATAGATCGCCTGCTTTTCCAGAAAGGTGCGCAGCACGGGAAACCAGCCCAGCACCTTTTCCAAGTCACGCGCCACTTCATCGCGATCCTTGCGGCAATAGGCACCCATCATCAGGTTGTCCTTGACCGACAAGAGGGAAAACACTTCGCGCCCTTCGGGTGAATGGGCGATGCCGACGCGCGCGATGACATCTGGGTCAAGCGCGGTGATATCGCGCCCTTCAAATTCCACCTGCCCCTTGAACGGATCAAGCGCGCCGGAGATGGTTTTCAAAATCGTCGTTTTGCCCGCCCCATTGGAGCCCATGACCGTAACGACCGACCCTTCCTTGACCGTCAGGCTGATGCCGCGAATGGCCATCACCCTGCCATACATCGTTTCGACGTTGCTGGCGCGCAGTACCTCGGTCATGCTGCCTGCCCTCCCAGATATGCCGCCTGAACATCGGGATCGCTTTGAACTTCGGATGCGCTGCCGCTTGCAAGAAACCGGCCTTCGTTGATGGCCAGCACCATGTCCGAAACTTTGTTCACCAGTTTCATGTCGTGTTCGATCATAACAACGGTGACACCCAGGACCTCGCGGATATCTTCAATCACAAAAGCAGTATCGTCGGTTTCCTCGCTGGTCAGTCCGCTTGACGGTTCGTCCAGCAACAGGATCTTTGGCTCCGACACCAACGCGCGGGCCATTTCGGTCTTTTTGCGCACGCCATACGGCAAATCCGCAACCCGTGCATGACGGTAGCCTTCGAGATCAAGAAACTCGATTATTTCTTCGGCTTTGCGGCGGTGGGCCAGTTCCTGACGCATCT
This genomic interval carries:
- a CDS encoding ABC transporter ATP-binding protein, which gives rise to MNGLEIDNVSLSFGGLKAVDGLSFSVEPGSVFTIIGPNGAGKSTVFNLICRIYDPSQGDIRFNGKSLRKAKSHEVINHGIARTFQNIELFEHASLLDNLLIGRIRHGKFGPLSELFFTRSQMRQELAHRRKAEEIIEFLDLEGYRHARVADLPYGVRKKTEMARALVSEPKILLLDEPSSGLTSEETDDTAFVIEDIREVLGVTVVMIEHDMKLVNKVSDMVLAINEGRFLASGSASEVQSDPDVQAAYLGGQAA
- a CDS encoding ABC transporter ATP-binding protein; this translates as MTEVLRASNVETMYGRVMAIRGISLTVKEGSVVTVMGSNGAGKTTILKTISGALDPFKGQVEFEGRDITALDPDVIARVGIAHSPEGREVFSLLSVKDNLMMGAYCRKDRDEVARDLEKVLGWFPVLRTFLEKQAIYLSGGQQQMLALGRAFMQRPRVMLLDEPSLGLSPLLISEIFQIIKRINVEEGVTMLLVEQNASVALPAADFGYVLETGRIVMEGERDVLMKSADIREFYLGIKAESARGDRRWKARKTWR